In Musa acuminata AAA Group cultivar baxijiao chromosome BXJ2-10, Cavendish_Baxijiao_AAA, whole genome shotgun sequence, a genomic segment contains:
- the LOC135625497 gene encoding uncharacterized protein LOC135625497, with amino-acid sequence MANTACFIIVSRNDIPIYEAEVGSAMKKEEAAQQHQFILHAALDIVEDLAWTTSAMFLKAVDKFNDLVVSVYVTAGHTRFMLLHDSRNEDGIKSFFQEVQELYIKILLNPLYLPGSRITSSHFDTKVRALARKYL; translated from the exons ATGGCTAATACAGCGTGCTTCATTATTGTCAGCAGAAATGACATTCCAATTTATGAAGCTGAAGTTGGCTCTGCAATGAAA AAAGAAGAAGCTGCTCAGCAGCACCAGTTCATTTTACATGCTGCCTTGGATATTGTCGAAGACCTTGCATGGACAACAAGTGCTAT GTTCTTGAAGGCAGTGGACAAGTTCAATGATCTTGTGGTCTCTGTATATGTTACTGCTGGT CACACTAGATTTATGTTGCTACATGATTCCCGCAATGAGGATGGGATAAAGAGTTTCTTCCAAGAGGTTCAGGAGCTTTACATAAAG ATTTTATTAAATCCCCTATACTTACCTGGGTCGCGCATCACATCATCACATTTTGATACCAAAGTCCGAGCTCTTGCAAGAAAATATCTGTGA
- the LOC135625496 gene encoding uncharacterized protein LOC135625496 has protein sequence MAATAMSLCFSNRPPWMMQMAVKNHGIKPVIQHRSLSRSIIHRRSRHHVGRRSGLSSHRFAVFATTEGSAKSNKSDEQIPSWARPDSDEPPPWARDEGDKSTSQSSVKIPFFVYLLASAITAIAAIGSVFEYVNQKPVFGVLQSDSVFYAPLLGFFVFTGIPTSAFLWFKSVEAANKESEEQDRRDGYL, from the exons ATGGCTGCCACTGCCATGTCTTTGTGCTTTTCTAATCGTCCTccttggatgatgcaaatggccgTAAAGAATCATGGAATAAAGCCAGTCATTCAGCACAGATCTTTATCTCGATCTATTATCCACAGAAGAAGCCGACACCATGTTGGTCGGCGTTCAGGCTTATCATCCCATAGGTTTGCTGTGTTTGCAACCACTGAAGGCTCAGCAAAATCAAACAAGTCAGATGAACAGATTCCCTCTTGGGCTAGACCTGATTCCGATGAACCTCCACCTTGGGCTCGTGATGAGGGCGACAAAAGCACTTCTCAGTCATCAGTCAAGATCCCTTTTTTTGTGTATTTACTTGCATCGGCCATAACAGCAATAGCAGCG ATTGGTTCGGTGTTTGAGTACGTAAACCAGAAGCCTGTTTTTGGGGTCCTACAATCAGACAGTGTCTTCTATGCACCATTGCTTGGTTTCTTTGTTTTTACTGGAATACCTACCTCG GCATTTTTGTGGTTTAAATCTGTGGAAGCTGCAAACAAAGAATCTGAGGAGCAAGACAGGAGAGATGGATATCTCTAA
- the LOC103969536 gene encoding uncharacterized protein LOC103969536 — translation MPHRTRPMTSLLVFMGLNLVLVNTLSPVYDFVCFLPYWERRRERRRKEREAASEKYWKRTYVSFEG, via the exons atgccGCATCGGACGCGGCCGATGACGTCGCTCCTGGTGTTCATGGGGTTGAACTTGGTCCTCGTCAACACACTCTCTCCGGTTTACGATTTTGTTTGCTTCCTTCCCTACTGGGAACGCCGG AGGGAACGACGCCGAAAGGAGCGTGAGGCTGCTTCTGAAAAG TACTGGAAACGAACTTATGTAAGCTTCGAAGGGTGA